One window of Legionella pneumophila subsp. pneumophila str. Philadelphia 1 genomic DNA carries:
- the tadA gene encoding tRNA adenosine(34) deaminase TadA, translating into MIDKFWMQLAYEQAVIARNEGEVPVGAVLVSKDNQLLGVGRNVIEKSHDPSDHAEIRAIRQASRKLNNHRLLDTTLYVTLEPCVMCAGLMVHARIKRLVFATRDFKTGAAGSMFNVLHALNHSVLIDEGIMQAECSQLLSDFFRNLR; encoded by the coding sequence ATGATTGATAAATTTTGGATGCAACTGGCTTACGAGCAAGCGGTTATAGCTCGTAATGAAGGAGAGGTTCCTGTTGGGGCTGTGTTGGTTAGCAAAGACAATCAATTATTAGGCGTTGGCAGAAATGTCATTGAAAAAAGTCATGATCCTTCTGATCATGCTGAAATCAGGGCAATACGACAAGCCTCGAGAAAGTTAAATAATCATAGATTATTGGATACAACGCTTTATGTTACTCTTGAGCCCTGTGTGATGTGTGCGGGACTTATGGTTCACGCACGCATCAAACGGCTGGTATTTGCTACCCGAGATTTTAAAACAGGGGCAGCTGGCTCAATGTTTAATGTTTTACATGCTCTAAACCATTCGGTATTAATAGACGAAGGCATTATGCAGGCTGAGTGTTCTCAATTGCTGTCAGATTTTTTCAGAAACCTTCGCTAG
- the guaA gene encoding glutamine-hydrolyzing GMP synthase codes for MNDLKKSPLLILDFGSQYTQLIARRVREMGVYCEIYPYHINHEQFKKLNPCGVILSGGPSTVTHDANPRAPQWLFDSGLPLLGICYGMQTMAVQLGGQVHSSALREFGYAELRLHGHSQLLNNIEDRILADGSALLDVWMSHGDKVTELPPGFKIICETRNAPIAGMADESRQMYGLQFHPEVTHTLQGLRILQRFVVDICKASTDWTPEHIIDEAINKIREQVGTEKVLLGLSGGVDSSVVAALLHRAIGEQLVCVFVDTGLLRLNEAEQVLSMFGRHMGIRIIAVNAEDKFLTALKGVTCPEEKRKIIGRTFIEVFDEEAQKLTEIKWLAQGTIYPDVIESAATSTNDAAVVIKSHHNVGGLPDTLNLKLLEPIRELFKDEVRQVGLELGLPHDMVYRHPFPGPGLGVRILAEVKKEYADILRKADAIFIEELHNAQLYHKISQAFAVFLPVKSVGVMGDGRRYDYVICLRAVETVDFMTAHWSQLPWDFLGKVSNRIINEVEGVSRVTYDISGKPPATIEWE; via the coding sequence ATGAATGATTTGAAAAAAAGCCCATTATTAATATTAGATTTTGGTTCTCAATACACCCAATTAATTGCAAGACGCGTTCGAGAAATGGGGGTTTATTGTGAAATTTATCCTTATCATATTAATCATGAACAATTTAAGAAATTAAATCCCTGCGGTGTGATTTTATCAGGGGGTCCTTCGACAGTAACGCATGATGCCAATCCCAGGGCTCCTCAATGGCTATTTGATAGTGGTTTGCCCTTGCTGGGTATTTGCTACGGGATGCAAACCATGGCTGTACAACTCGGTGGCCAAGTGCATTCATCGGCGTTAAGAGAGTTTGGGTATGCCGAGTTGCGCTTGCATGGCCATAGTCAATTATTAAATAATATCGAAGATCGCATCCTGGCGGATGGCAGCGCACTATTGGATGTATGGATGAGCCACGGAGATAAAGTTACCGAGTTACCGCCAGGATTTAAAATTATATGTGAAACACGCAATGCGCCAATTGCAGGTATGGCTGATGAGAGTCGTCAAATGTATGGTTTGCAATTTCATCCAGAAGTTACTCATACCTTGCAAGGTTTAAGAATTTTACAACGTTTTGTCGTAGATATTTGTAAAGCATCAACAGACTGGACTCCAGAGCATATTATTGATGAAGCCATTAATAAAATCAGAGAACAGGTAGGAACTGAAAAAGTTTTACTGGGCCTATCCGGAGGCGTTGACTCTTCTGTTGTAGCCGCATTGCTGCATAGAGCCATTGGAGAGCAACTGGTTTGTGTTTTCGTTGATACGGGTTTACTCAGACTTAATGAGGCGGAGCAAGTGCTGAGCATGTTCGGTCGGCATATGGGAATACGCATTATTGCAGTCAATGCCGAAGATAAATTTTTAACTGCTTTGAAGGGAGTAACTTGCCCAGAGGAAAAGAGAAAAATTATTGGGCGTACATTTATTGAAGTCTTTGATGAGGAAGCACAGAAACTGACTGAGATAAAGTGGCTGGCTCAGGGCACAATCTATCCCGATGTCATCGAGTCTGCAGCAACAAGTACTAATGATGCGGCTGTGGTCATAAAGTCTCATCATAATGTCGGTGGCTTACCAGATACATTAAATCTTAAACTGCTGGAACCTATTCGTGAGCTCTTTAAAGATGAAGTACGTCAAGTAGGTCTGGAATTGGGACTCCCACATGATATGGTCTATCGGCATCCCTTTCCTGGACCTGGATTGGGTGTAAGAATTTTAGCGGAAGTAAAAAAAGAATATGCGGATATATTACGTAAAGCCGATGCTATTTTTATTGAAGAACTGCATAACGCGCAGCTTTATCATAAAATCAGCCAGGCATTTGCTGTTTTTTTACCAGTAAAGAGCGTAGGTGTGATGGGGGATGGACGCCGATACGATTACGTAATTTGTTTAAGAGCTGTTGAGACAGTTGATTTTATGACAGCACATTGGTCTCAATTGCCCTGGGATTTTTTAGGAAAAGTATCCAATCGAATTATTAATGAAGTAGAGGGAGTATCACGTGTCACTTACGATATTTCTGGCAAGCCACCTGCTACCATTGAATGGGAATGA